Proteins from one Streptomyces genisteinicus genomic window:
- the argB gene encoding acetylglutamate kinase encodes MTSPTRKHTALPKAQILIEALPWLTRHHGRTVVIKFGGNAMVDEDLKAAFAQDVVFLRHAGLKPVVVHGGGPQISAALDRHGLVSEFKAGLRVTTPEAMDVVRMVLAGQVQRELVGLLNQHGPLAVGLTGEDAHTITATKHRPRIDGETVDIGRVGEITSIDTGAIEALLADGRIPVVSSIARSQDDGHVYNVNADTAAAALAAALGAETLMVLTDVEGLYEDWPRSDEVISRLTATQLEKLLPDLSSGMVPKMEGCLHAVRNGVNTARVIDGRVQHSILLEIFTDEGIGTMVVPDGQGEQ; translated from the coding sequence ATGACCAGCCCCACGCGGAAGCACACCGCGCTCCCGAAGGCGCAGATCCTCATCGAGGCCCTGCCCTGGCTCACCCGGCACCACGGCCGCACCGTCGTCATCAAGTTCGGCGGCAACGCCATGGTCGACGAGGACCTGAAGGCCGCCTTCGCCCAGGACGTCGTCTTCCTGCGCCACGCGGGACTCAAGCCCGTCGTCGTGCACGGCGGCGGCCCGCAGATCTCCGCCGCGCTCGACCGGCACGGGCTGGTCAGCGAGTTCAAGGCCGGGCTGCGGGTCACCACGCCCGAAGCCATGGACGTCGTCCGCATGGTGCTGGCGGGCCAGGTCCAGCGCGAACTGGTCGGGCTGCTCAACCAGCACGGCCCGCTCGCCGTCGGTCTGACCGGCGAGGACGCCCACACCATCACCGCCACCAAGCACCGGCCGCGGATCGACGGGGAGACCGTCGACATCGGCCGGGTCGGCGAGATCACCTCCATCGACACCGGCGCCATCGAGGCGCTGCTCGCCGACGGCCGGATCCCGGTCGTCTCGTCGATCGCCCGCTCACAGGACGACGGACATGTCTACAACGTCAATGCTGATACGGCGGCTGCGGCACTCGCTGCTGCGCTGGGCGCCGAGACGCTGATGGTCCTGACCGACGTCGAGGGCCTGTACGAGGACTGGCCCCGCAGCGACGAGGTCATCAGCCGTCTCACCGCCACCCAGCTGGAGAAGCTGCTGCCCGACCTCTCCAGCGGCATGGTGCCCAAGATGGAGGGCTGCCTCCACGCCGTGCGCAACGGCGTCAACACCGCCCGCGTGATCGACGGACGGGTGCAGCACTCGATTCTGCTGGAGATCTTCACCGACGAGGGGATCGGCACGATGGTCGTGCCGGACGGACAGGGGGAGCAGTGA
- a CDS encoding acetylornithine transaminase — MTGKQESPVLGARWQGVMTDNYGTPELSLVRGEGVTVWDEDGTAYTDFVGGIAVNALGHAHPAVVEAVSRQIASLGHISNLYVAEPPVALAERLIQLFGRPGRVYFSNSGAEANEAAFKIGRLTGRRHMVATHGGFHGRTMGALALTGQQGKREPFLPLPSDVTHVPFGDVDALRAAVTEETAFVIIEPIQGEIGVAVPPKGYLEAAREITRATGTLLVLDEVQTGIGRTGTWFEYQAHQGVEPDVVTLAKGLGGGLPIGATVAFGPAADLLKPGHHGTTFGGNPVSCAAGLAVIETLAADGALDQVKRIGEKLRDGIEGLGHPLVSHVRGSGLLLGIVLTGPRAQKVRQAAQGAGFLVNAPAPDVIRLMPALIIGDAEVDAFLGALPGILDASTESDGEGRSGE, encoded by the coding sequence GTGACCGGGAAGCAGGAGAGCCCCGTGCTCGGCGCACGGTGGCAGGGCGTCATGACCGACAACTACGGCACGCCGGAGCTCTCGCTCGTCCGCGGCGAGGGCGTCACCGTGTGGGACGAGGACGGCACCGCGTACACCGACTTCGTCGGCGGCATCGCGGTCAACGCCCTCGGGCACGCCCACCCCGCCGTCGTCGAGGCCGTGTCGCGGCAGATCGCCTCGCTCGGCCACATCTCCAACCTGTACGTCGCCGAGCCGCCGGTGGCCCTCGCCGAGCGCCTGATCCAGCTCTTCGGCCGGCCCGGCCGGGTCTACTTCTCCAACTCGGGCGCGGAGGCCAACGAGGCCGCGTTCAAGATCGGACGGCTCACCGGCCGCCGGCACATGGTCGCCACCCACGGCGGCTTCCACGGCCGCACCATGGGCGCCCTCGCGCTCACCGGGCAGCAGGGCAAGCGGGAGCCGTTCCTGCCGCTGCCCTCCGACGTGACCCATGTGCCCTTCGGGGACGTCGACGCCCTGCGCGCCGCCGTCACCGAGGAGACGGCCTTCGTGATCATCGAGCCCATCCAGGGCGAGATCGGCGTGGCCGTGCCGCCGAAGGGATACCTGGAGGCGGCCAGGGAGATCACCCGCGCCACCGGCACCCTGCTCGTCCTCGACGAGGTGCAGACCGGTATCGGCCGCACCGGCACCTGGTTCGAGTACCAGGCGCACCAGGGCGTCGAGCCCGACGTGGTCACCCTGGCCAAGGGCCTCGGCGGCGGCCTGCCGATCGGCGCGACCGTCGCCTTCGGACCTGCGGCCGACCTGCTGAAGCCCGGTCACCACGGCACGACCTTCGGCGGGAACCCGGTGTCCTGCGCCGCCGGACTGGCCGTGATCGAGACCCTCGCCGCGGACGGCGCGCTCGACCAGGTGAAGCGGATCGGGGAGAAGCTGCGCGACGGGATCGAAGGGCTCGGCCACCCGTTGGTCTCCCACGTCCGCGGCAGCGGGCTGCTGCTGGGTATCGTGCTCACCGGACCGCGCGCGCAGAAGGTGCGTCAGGCGGCCCAGGGTGCCGGCTTCCTGGTGAACGCCCCCGCTCCCGACGTCATCCGGCTGATGCCGGCCCTGATCATCGGAGACGCCGAGGTGGACGCTTTCCTCGGGGCGCTGCCCGGCATCCTCGACGCGAGCACCGAGAGCGACGGGGAAGGACGATCCGGAGAATGA
- a CDS encoding PLP-dependent aminotransferase family protein, producing MHESSSVTELANILRTDLDRYSPGGKLPSSRALVERHRVSPVTVSRALARLVAEGLVVTRPGSGAYRAEAAGAVPPGDTSWQEVTLSADAAAEVVPRAVDAAGVLVTLAAPPPGVVEFNGGYLHPSLQPERAMADALARAGRRPGAWTRPPTDGLPELREWFARGVGGTTGPADVLVTAGGQAALTTALRALAPPGAPVLVESPTYPGMLAIARAAGLRPVPVPVDAGGVRPELLAAAFRASGARVFVCQPLFQNPTGAVLAADRRPEVLRIAREAGAFVVEDDFARRLVHDDAGTLPEPLAADDRDGVVVHVSSLTKATSPSLRVGMLAARGPVLERLRAIHVVDTFFVPRPLQEAALELVGLPAWNRHLRAVSAELRGRRQAMAAAVRMHLPALALAHIPSGGYHLWLRLPDELDESALVAAALRAGVAVAPGRPYFSAEPPAGHIRLSFAGVAGGAEIAEGVRRLHDACAELSG from the coding sequence ATGCACGAGAGTAGCAGTGTGACCGAACTGGCGAACATCCTGAGAACGGACCTCGACCGCTACTCACCCGGAGGGAAGCTCCCGTCGAGCCGGGCGCTCGTCGAACGCCACCGGGTCTCCCCGGTCACCGTCTCCCGGGCACTCGCCCGCCTCGTGGCCGAGGGGCTCGTGGTCACCCGCCCCGGCTCCGGCGCGTACCGCGCCGAGGCGGCCGGGGCCGTACCGCCCGGCGACACCTCCTGGCAGGAGGTCACGCTCAGCGCCGACGCGGCCGCCGAGGTGGTGCCGCGTGCCGTCGACGCCGCCGGCGTCCTCGTCACGCTCGCCGCCCCGCCTCCCGGCGTCGTCGAGTTCAACGGCGGCTATCTGCACCCCTCGCTCCAGCCGGAGCGGGCGATGGCGGACGCCCTCGCCCGCGCCGGGCGCCGGCCCGGCGCCTGGACCCGCCCGCCCACCGACGGGCTGCCCGAACTGCGGGAGTGGTTCGCCCGCGGCGTCGGCGGGACCACGGGCCCGGCCGACGTCCTCGTGACCGCGGGCGGGCAGGCGGCGCTGACCACCGCGCTGCGGGCCCTCGCGCCGCCCGGGGCACCGGTCCTCGTCGAGTCGCCCACCTATCCGGGCATGCTCGCCATCGCGCGTGCCGCGGGTCTCCGGCCGGTGCCGGTGCCGGTCGACGCCGGCGGGGTGCGTCCCGAGCTGCTGGCCGCGGCCTTCCGTGCCAGCGGGGCACGGGTCTTCGTCTGCCAGCCGCTGTTCCAGAACCCGACAGGCGCGGTGCTCGCCGCGGACCGCCGGCCCGAGGTGCTGCGCATTGCCCGCGAGGCGGGCGCCTTCGTCGTCGAGGACGACTTCGCCCGCCGGCTCGTCCACGACGACGCGGGGACGCTGCCGGAGCCACTGGCCGCCGACGACCGCGACGGCGTCGTCGTCCACGTCAGCTCGCTCACCAAGGCCACCTCGCCGAGTCTGCGCGTGGGGATGCTCGCCGCACGCGGACCGGTCCTCGAACGGCTGCGGGCCATCCACGTCGTCGACACGTTCTTCGTGCCCCGGCCGCTCCAGGAGGCCGCCCTCGAACTCGTCGGCTTACCCGCCTGGAACCGGCACCTGCGCGCCGTCTCCGCCGAACTGCGCGGACGCAGGCAGGCGATGGCCGCCGCGGTCCGCATGCACCTGCCGGCGCTCGCCCTGGCGCACATCCCCTCCGGCGGCTACCACCTCTGGCTGCGCCTGCCCGACGAGCTGGACGAGTCGGCGCTGGTCGCCGCCGCGCTGCGGGCGGGGGTCGCGGTGGCCCCCGGCCGCCCCTACTTCAGCGCCGAGCCGCCCGCCGGGCACATCCGCCTCAGCTTCGCCGGAGTGGCCGGGGGCGCGGAGATCGCCGAGGGCGTCCGGCGGCTGCACGACGCCTGCGCGGAACTCTCCGGCTGA
- the argC gene encoding N-acetyl-gamma-glutamyl-phosphate reductase: MTVRAAVAGASGYAGGELLRLLLSHPEVEIGALTGNSNAGQPLGALQPHLLPLAGRVLRPTTADVLAGHDVVFLALPHGQSAAVAEQLGDDVLVVDMGADFRLASAADWEAFYGSPHAGTWPYGLPELPGARTALEGSRRVAVPGCYPTAVSLALFPAYAAQLAEPEAVITAATGTSGAGKALKPHLLGSEVMGSMSPYGVGGGHRHTPEMIQNLSAVAGEPVTVSFTPTLAPMARGILATCSARAKPGTTAAEVRAAYEKALADEEFVHLLPEGQWPATASVYGSNAVQIQVAYDEAAGRIIAISAIDNLTKGTAGGAVQSMNIALGFAESTGLSTIGVAP, from the coding sequence ATGACGGTACGAGCAGCAGTGGCAGGGGCGAGCGGATACGCGGGCGGGGAACTCCTGCGCCTGCTCCTGAGCCACCCCGAGGTCGAGATCGGCGCCCTCACCGGCAACTCCAACGCGGGCCAGCCGCTCGGCGCGCTCCAGCCGCACCTGCTGCCGCTGGCCGGACGGGTGCTCCGGCCGACCACCGCCGACGTCCTCGCCGGGCACGACGTCGTCTTCCTCGCGCTGCCGCACGGCCAGTCCGCCGCCGTCGCCGAGCAGCTCGGCGACGACGTCCTCGTCGTCGACATGGGCGCCGACTTCCGCCTGGCGTCCGCTGCCGACTGGGAGGCATTCTACGGCTCCCCGCACGCCGGCACCTGGCCCTACGGCCTGCCCGAACTGCCGGGCGCCCGCACCGCGCTGGAGGGGTCCAGGCGCGTCGCGGTGCCCGGTTGCTACCCCACGGCCGTCTCGCTCGCGCTGTTCCCCGCGTACGCGGCGCAGCTCGCCGAGCCCGAGGCCGTGATCACCGCCGCCACCGGTACGTCCGGCGCCGGCAAGGCGCTCAAGCCGCATCTCCTCGGCTCCGAGGTCATGGGCTCCATGAGCCCCTACGGTGTCGGCGGCGGCCACCGCCACACCCCCGAGATGATCCAGAACCTCAGCGCCGTGGCGGGGGAGCCGGTCACCGTCTCCTTCACACCGACGCTCGCCCCCATGGCCCGCGGCATCCTCGCCACCTGCTCCGCCAGGGCGAAGCCCGGCACCACGGCCGCCGAGGTCCGGGCGGCGTACGAGAAGGCCCTGGCGGACGAGGAGTTCGTCCATCTGCTCCCCGAGGGGCAGTGGCCGGCCACGGCCTCCGTCTACGGCTCGAACGCGGTCCAGATCCAGGTGGCGTACGACGAGGCCGCCGGCCGCATCATCGCGATCAGCGCCATCGACAACCTCACCAAGGGCACCGCCGGCGGCGCGGTGCAGAGCATGAACATCGCCCTCGGGTTCGCCGAGAGCACGGGTCTTTCCACGATTGGAGTTGCGCCGTGA
- the argH gene encoding argininosuccinate lyase — protein MSSNTGDVRLWGARFADGPAEALAKLSASVHFDWRLAPYDIAGSRAHARVLHTAGLLTADELSRMLDGLDRLEADVASGDFTGTVADEDVHTALERGLLERLGPDLGGKLRAGRSRNDQVATLFRMYLRDHARVIGGLIADLQDALVGLAEGHPDVAMPGRTHLQHAQPVLFAHHVLAHVQALSRDAERLRQWDTRTAVSPYGSGALAGSSLGLDPEAVARDLGFERGSAGNSIDGTASRDFVAEFAFITAMIGVNLSRIAEEVIIWNTKEFSFVTLHDAFSTGSSIMPQKKNPDIAELARGKSGRLIGNLTGLLATLKALPLAYNRDLQEDKEPVFDSCDQLEVLLPALTGMMATLTVNRERMEELAPAGFSLATDIAEWLVKQGVPFRVAHEVAGECVKECEAHGIELDQLTDEQFAKISGHLTPEVRTVLDVPGALASRSGRGGTAPSAVAVQLNEVKADLVIQHAWADAKK, from the coding sequence GTGAGCAGCAACACCGGTGACGTCCGGCTCTGGGGCGCACGCTTCGCCGACGGTCCCGCAGAGGCGCTGGCCAAGCTGTCCGCGTCGGTGCACTTCGACTGGCGCCTCGCGCCGTACGACATCGCCGGCTCCCGCGCGCACGCCCGCGTCCTGCACACGGCGGGCCTGCTCACCGCCGACGAGCTCTCGCGCATGCTCGACGGGCTCGACCGGCTGGAGGCGGACGTCGCGTCCGGCGACTTCACCGGCACCGTCGCCGACGAGGACGTCCACACCGCCCTCGAACGCGGCCTGCTGGAGCGCCTCGGCCCGGACCTGGGCGGCAAGCTGCGCGCCGGCCGGTCCCGCAACGACCAGGTCGCCACGCTCTTCCGGATGTACCTCCGCGACCACGCCCGCGTCATCGGCGGCCTGATCGCCGACCTCCAGGACGCTCTGGTCGGCCTCGCCGAGGGCCACCCGGACGTCGCCATGCCGGGCCGCACCCACCTCCAGCACGCCCAGCCCGTGCTCTTCGCCCACCACGTCCTCGCGCACGTGCAGGCACTGTCCCGGGACGCCGAACGGCTGCGCCAGTGGGACACCCGCACCGCGGTCTCCCCGTACGGCTCCGGCGCCCTCGCGGGCTCCTCGCTGGGCCTCGACCCGGAGGCGGTCGCCAGGGACCTCGGCTTCGAGCGCGGCTCGGCGGGCAACTCCATCGACGGCACGGCCTCCCGCGACTTCGTCGCGGAGTTCGCCTTCATCACGGCGATGATCGGCGTCAACCTCTCCCGGATCGCGGAGGAGGTCATCATCTGGAACACGAAGGAGTTCTCCTTCGTCACCCTCCACGACGCCTTCTCCACCGGGTCGTCGATCATGCCGCAGAAGAAGAACCCGGACATCGCCGAGCTGGCCCGCGGCAAGTCCGGCCGCCTCATCGGCAACCTCACCGGACTGCTCGCCACCCTCAAGGCGCTGCCCCTCGCCTACAACCGCGACCTCCAGGAGGACAAGGAGCCCGTCTTCGACTCCTGCGACCAGCTGGAGGTCCTGCTTCCCGCCCTCACGGGCATGATGGCCACCCTCACGGTCAACCGGGAGCGCATGGAGGAGCTGGCCCCGGCCGGCTTCTCGCTCGCCACCGACATCGCCGAGTGGCTGGTCAAGCAGGGCGTGCCGTTCCGGGTCGCGCACGAGGTGGCCGGCGAGTGCGTCAAGGAGTGCGAGGCCCACGGGATCGAGCTGGACCAGCTCACGGACGAGCAGTTCGCCAAGATCTCCGGGCACCTCACGCCCGAGGTGCGCACGGTGCTCGACGTGCCCGGCGCCCTCGCCTCCCGCAGCGGCCGCGGCGGCACGGCCCCGTCGGCCGTGGCCGTGCAGCTCAACGAGGTCAAGGCCGACCTGGTGATACAGCACGCCTGGGCCGACGCCAAGAAGTAG
- a CDS encoding histidine phosphatase family protein, producing the protein MSVRVTLVAAARSSSLLTERFDDDRPMDQAGWHEVQLAAHALVPLSAADLRYCSPTARSRATGEALGFAPLAQPALRDCDMGRWRGWTLSEVTAREPAAVDAWLSDPRSAPHGGEPLLAFISRIGNWLDTRPADDGGSIVAVAEPAVVRAAFVYALRAHPAMYWHVDVRPLSTVTLTGQPGRWHLCLEAAA; encoded by the coding sequence ATGAGTGTCCGGGTCACCTTGGTCGCCGCCGCCCGCAGCTCCTCGCTGCTCACCGAACGCTTCGACGACGACCGGCCGATGGACCAGGCGGGTTGGCACGAGGTGCAGCTCGCCGCCCACGCGCTCGTCCCGCTCAGCGCGGCCGATCTGCGCTACTGCTCCCCGACCGCCCGCAGCCGGGCCACGGGGGAGGCGCTCGGCTTCGCGCCCCTCGCCCAGCCCGCGCTGCGCGACTGCGACATGGGCCGCTGGCGCGGCTGGACGCTCTCCGAGGTCACGGCCAGGGAGCCGGCCGCGGTGGACGCCTGGCTCTCCGACCCGCGCAGCGCGCCGCACGGCGGCGAGCCGCTGCTCGCCTTCATCTCCCGGATAGGGAACTGGCTGGACACCCGGCCCGCCGACGACGGCGGCTCGATCGTCGCCGTGGCCGAACCGGCGGTCGTCCGCGCGGCCTTCGTCTACGCGCTGAGGGCCCATCCCGCCATGTACTGGCACGTGGACGTGCGCCCCCTCTCCACGGTGACGCTGACCGGGCAGCCCGGCCGCTGGCACCTGTGCCTGGAGGCGGCGGCCTGA
- a CDS encoding arginine repressor, protein MTEAQDTEHGGPAVPQTRTARHRRIVDILNRQPVRSQSQLAKLLADNGLSVTQATLSRDLDELGAVKIRNTGGELIYAVPSEGGFRTPQAPLGESAKEERMRRLSGELLISAEASANLVVLRTPPGAAQFLASAIDQAELHDILGTIAGDDTLMLISRDPAGGQALADHLLRLAQNDR, encoded by the coding sequence ATGACCGAGGCCCAGGACACCGAGCACGGCGGGCCTGCCGTGCCGCAGACCCGCACGGCCCGCCACCGCCGGATCGTGGACATCCTCAACCGGCAGCCGGTGCGTTCGCAGAGCCAGCTGGCGAAGCTGCTCGCGGACAACGGACTGAGCGTCACCCAGGCGACGCTCTCCCGTGACCTCGACGAGCTCGGCGCGGTCAAGATCCGCAACACCGGGGGCGAGCTGATCTACGCGGTTCCCAGCGAGGGCGGCTTCCGTACCCCGCAGGCCCCGCTGGGGGAGTCGGCCAAGGAGGAGCGCATGCGGCGCCTCTCGGGCGAACTCCTGATCTCCGCCGAGGCGTCGGCGAACCTCGTCGTCCTGCGGACACCGCCCGGCGCGGCCCAGTTCCTGGCCTCGGCCATCGACCAGGCGGAGCTCCACGACATCCTCGGCACGATCGCCGGCGACGACACACTGATGCTCATCAGCCGCGACCCGGCGGGCGGTCAGGCCCTCGCGGACCATCTGCTGCGCCTCGCCCAGAACGACCGCTGA
- the argJ gene encoding bifunctional glutamate N-acetyltransferase/amino-acid acetyltransferase ArgJ: MSVTAAKGFTAAGIAAGIKENGNPDLALVVNRGPRRAAAGVFTSNRVKAAPVLWSEQVLKGGEVAAVLLNSGGANACTGPKGFQDTHASAERTAEVLGLGAGEVAVASTGLIGVLLPMDKLLPGIEQAAAQLSEHGGEKAAIAIKTTDTVHKTAVVQGDGWTVGGMAKGAGMLAPGLATMLVVLTTDADLQAPALDTALRAATRTTFDRVDSDGCMSTNDTVLLLASGASGVTPEQAAFAEAVRAVCDDLARQLIGDAEGASKDIRIEVVGAATEDDAVEVGRSIARNNLLKCAIHGEDPNWGRVLSAIGTTSAAFEPDQLNVAINGVWVCKNGSVGEDRDLVDMRFREVTITADLSAGTQSAVIWANDLTADYVHENSAYSS; the protein is encoded by the coding sequence GTGAGCGTGACCGCAGCGAAGGGATTCACGGCGGCGGGCATCGCCGCCGGGATCAAGGAGAACGGCAACCCGGACCTGGCCCTCGTGGTCAACCGGGGGCCGCGCCGCGCCGCCGCGGGAGTGTTCACCTCCAACCGCGTCAAGGCCGCCCCCGTCCTGTGGTCCGAGCAGGTCCTGAAGGGCGGCGAGGTCGCCGCCGTCCTCCTCAACTCCGGCGGCGCCAACGCCTGCACCGGCCCCAAGGGCTTCCAGGACACCCACGCCTCCGCGGAGAGGACCGCCGAGGTGCTCGGCCTCGGCGCCGGCGAGGTCGCCGTCGCGTCGACCGGCCTCATCGGCGTCCTGCTCCCCATGGACAAGCTGCTCCCGGGCATCGAGCAGGCCGCCGCCCAGCTCTCCGAGCACGGCGGCGAGAAGGCCGCCATCGCCATCAAGACCACCGACACCGTGCACAAGACCGCCGTCGTCCAGGGCGACGGCTGGACCGTCGGCGGCATGGCCAAGGGCGCGGGCATGCTCGCACCCGGCCTCGCCACCATGCTGGTCGTCCTCACCACCGACGCCGACCTCCAGGCGCCGGCCCTCGACACGGCGCTGCGGGCCGCGACCCGCACCACCTTCGACCGGGTCGACTCGGACGGCTGCATGTCCACGAACGACACGGTGCTGCTGCTCGCCTCCGGTGCGAGCGGCGTCACCCCGGAGCAGGCCGCCTTCGCCGAGGCCGTCCGGGCCGTCTGCGACGACCTCGCGCGGCAGCTCATCGGCGACGCCGAGGGCGCGTCCAAGGACATCCGCATCGAGGTCGTCGGCGCGGCCACCGAGGACGACGCCGTCGAGGTGGGCCGCTCGATCGCCCGCAACAACCTCCTCAAGTGCGCCATCCACGGCGAGGACCCCAACTGGGGGCGCGTGCTGTCCGCGATCGGCACCACCTCCGCCGCCTTCGAGCCGGACCAGCTGAACGTCGCCATCAACGGCGTGTGGGTCTGCAAGAACGGCTCGGTCGGCGAGGACCGCGACCTGGTCGACATGCGCTTCCGCGAGGTCACCATCACCGCCGACCTCTCCGCCGGCACGCAGTCCGCCGTCATCTGGGCCAACGACCTCACCGCGGACTACGTCCACGAGAACAGCGCCTACAGCTCATGA
- a CDS encoding argininosuccinate synthase, with protein MTERVVLAYSGGLDTSVAIGWIAEETGAEVIAVAVDVGQGGEDLDVIRKRALACGAVEAEVADAKDEFAEEYCLPAIKANALYMDRYPLVSALSRPTIVKHLVAAAAKHGATTVAHGCTGKGNDQVRFEAGIVALAPELKCIAPVRDYAMTRDKAIAFCEEKQLPIATTKKSPYSIDQNVFGRAVETGFLEDIWNAPIEDIYEYTSNPAEQREADEVVISFKAGVPVAIDGKPVTVLQAIQQLNERAGAQGIGRIDMVEDRLVGIKSREVYEAPGAIALITAHQELENVTVERELARYKRQVEQRWGELVYDGLWFSPLKRALDGFINEANQHVTGDIRMTLHGGRAVVTGRKSDESLYDFNLATYDSGDTFDQSKAQGFIEIFGLSQKIAAKRDLA; from the coding sequence GTGACCGAGCGCGTCGTACTCGCCTACTCGGGCGGCCTGGACACCTCCGTCGCCATCGGCTGGATCGCCGAGGAGACGGGCGCCGAGGTCATCGCCGTTGCCGTGGACGTCGGCCAGGGCGGCGAGGACCTGGACGTCATCCGCAAGCGCGCGCTCGCCTGCGGTGCTGTCGAGGCCGAGGTCGCCGACGCGAAGGACGAGTTCGCCGAGGAGTACTGCCTCCCCGCGATCAAGGCCAACGCCCTCTACATGGACCGGTACCCGCTGGTCTCCGCGCTGTCGCGCCCCACCATCGTCAAGCACCTCGTCGCCGCCGCCGCCAAGCACGGCGCCACCACCGTCGCCCACGGCTGCACCGGCAAGGGCAACGACCAGGTCCGCTTCGAGGCCGGCATCGTCGCCCTCGCCCCCGAGCTCAAGTGCATCGCCCCGGTCCGCGACTACGCGATGACCCGGGACAAGGCGATCGCCTTCTGCGAGGAGAAGCAGCTCCCGATCGCCACCACCAAGAAGTCCCCGTACTCGATCGACCAGAACGTCTTCGGGCGGGCCGTCGAGACCGGCTTCCTGGAGGACATCTGGAACGCGCCGATCGAGGACATCTACGAGTACACCTCCAACCCCGCCGAGCAGCGCGAGGCCGACGAGGTCGTCATCTCCTTCAAGGCGGGCGTCCCGGTCGCCATCGACGGCAAGCCCGTCACCGTCCTCCAGGCGATCCAGCAGCTCAACGAGCGGGCCGGCGCCCAGGGCATCGGCCGGATCGACATGGTCGAGGACCGGCTCGTGGGCATCAAGTCCCGCGAGGTCTACGAGGCCCCGGGCGCCATCGCGCTGATCACCGCCCACCAGGAGCTGGAGAACGTCACCGTCGAGCGCGAGCTCGCCCGCTACAAGCGGCAGGTCGAGCAGCGCTGGGGCGAGCTGGTCTACGACGGCCTGTGGTTCTCCCCCCTCAAGCGCGCCCTGGACGGCTTCATCAACGAGGCCAACCAGCACGTCACCGGCGACATCCGGATGACCCTGCACGGCGGCCGCGCCGTCGTCACCGGCCGGAAGTCCGACGAGTCGCTGTACGACTTCAACCTCGCCACCTACGACTCGGGCGACACCTTCGACCAGTCGAAGGCCCAGGGCTTCATCGAGATCTTCGGCCTGTCCCAGAAGATCGCCGCCAAGCGCGACCTGGCCTGA
- a CDS encoding pyridoxamine 5'-phosphate oxidase family protein, with amino-acid sequence MGKVYEHIDGRIRAFIEAQPVFFTATAPLDGDGHVNLSPKGRSGTLVVVDETTLAYLDFGGSGAETLAHIREEGNGRITLMWCAFSGPPKVLRVHGKGEAVFRDDPRWGEWIGRFAEADGPAARAIVVVRAVRVSDACGFAVPYLEYREERTQHAEYFGRKSDEEFAAYCAKKDHVGVSLDGLPALPLPLPARTDQPHGTA; translated from the coding sequence ATGGGGAAAGTCTACGAACACATCGACGGCCGGATCCGCGCGTTCATCGAGGCGCAGCCGGTCTTCTTCACCGCCACCGCTCCGCTGGACGGCGACGGGCACGTCAACCTGTCGCCCAAGGGGCGCAGCGGAACACTCGTCGTCGTGGACGAGACGACGCTCGCCTATCTGGACTTCGGCGGCAGCGGCGCGGAGACGCTCGCGCACATACGCGAGGAGGGCAACGGGCGGATCACGCTGATGTGGTGCGCCTTCTCCGGGCCGCCGAAGGTGCTGCGGGTGCACGGCAAGGGCGAGGCGGTCTTCCGGGACGACCCGCGGTGGGGCGAGTGGATCGGCCGCTTCGCCGAGGCGGACGGCCCGGCGGCACGGGCGATCGTGGTGGTCCGCGCGGTACGGGTCTCCGACGCCTGCGGGTTCGCCGTGCCGTACCTGGAGTACCGCGAGGAACGCACCCAGCACGCCGAGTACTTCGGGCGGAAGTCGGACGAGGAGTTCGCGGCGTACTGCGCGAAGAAGGACCACGTGGGGGTGAGCCTGGACGGGCTGCCGGCCCTGCCGCTGCCCCTGCCGGCCCGTACCGACCAGCCGCACGGCACGGCCTGA